Proteins encoded by one window of Gordonia jinghuaiqii:
- the soxR gene encoding redox-sensitive transcriptional activator SoxR, translated as MALKKLELSVGELALRAGIAPSAVRFYEDQGLIFSRRTSGNQRRYHRAMLRRVAFIRASQVAGIPLSVIGEVLAELGDHESPSVSMWEAASKRWMDDINHRIALLENMRDMIGSCVGCGCLSLGECHLLNPGDELNKLGPGPRRLMDET; from the coding sequence ATGGCGCTGAAGAAGCTCGAGCTCTCGGTCGGTGAGCTCGCCCTGCGGGCGGGTATCGCACCGTCGGCGGTCCGGTTCTACGAGGATCAGGGACTGATCTTCAGCCGGCGCACATCGGGCAACCAGCGCCGGTACCACCGGGCGATGCTGCGGCGCGTGGCGTTCATCCGCGCGTCGCAGGTCGCGGGCATCCCGCTGTCGGTCATCGGTGAGGTCCTCGCCGAACTCGGCGACCACGAGTCGCCGTCGGTGTCGATGTGGGAAGCGGCGTCGAAACGGTGGATGGACGACATCAACCATCGCATCGCGCTGCTGGAGAACATGCGCGACATGATCGGCTCCTGCGTCGGCTGCGGATGCCTGTCCCTCGGCGAATGTCACCTGCTCAACCCCGGCGACGAACTGAACAAACTCGGCCCCGGCCCGCGGCGCCTGATGGACGAGACCTAG
- a CDS encoding patatin-like phospholipase family protein, whose translation MARPSRVALALGSGGARGYAHIGVIAELEARGFEIVTVAGSSMGALVGGLYCAGKLDDYVDWISGLSQLDVVRLLDVSLSKPGVIGAERILLRVREILGDTAIEDLPIPFTAVATDLNAGRAVWFGRGNLADALRASIAIPGVISPHEFGGRLLADGGILDPLPVAPTSTVPSDVTIGVVLGSDGGPEAGAVHQPKSKGLLRRNVAPILDNEFVRSMRDRLGSEMPPGEVGHDTEPAPDTTEVPETGDVAGAAAAQAGGAVAVDTAAVRASGALAETSGEPNRMGRVEVLSRSLDIMQEALTRYQVAGYPPDVLIRVPRRTVRTLDFHKASEMIELGRALTAKALDDLPEMP comes from the coding sequence ATGGCTCGACCGTCGCGCGTGGCGCTGGCTCTGGGAAGTGGTGGGGCCCGCGGTTACGCGCACATCGGTGTGATCGCGGAGCTCGAGGCCCGCGGATTCGAGATCGTCACGGTCGCCGGATCGTCGATGGGCGCGCTCGTCGGAGGCCTGTACTGCGCGGGAAAGCTCGACGACTACGTCGACTGGATCTCCGGTCTCAGCCAGCTCGATGTGGTGCGGCTGCTCGACGTCTCACTCAGCAAACCCGGTGTCATCGGTGCCGAACGCATCCTGTTGCGTGTGCGGGAGATCCTCGGCGACACCGCGATCGAGGACCTGCCCATCCCGTTCACCGCGGTCGCCACCGACCTCAACGCCGGCCGTGCCGTGTGGTTCGGCCGCGGCAACCTCGCTGACGCCCTGCGCGCGTCGATCGCGATCCCGGGCGTGATCAGCCCACACGAGTTCGGCGGCCGGCTGCTCGCCGACGGCGGCATCCTCGATCCGCTGCCCGTCGCGCCCACCTCGACCGTCCCGAGCGATGTGACGATCGGCGTGGTCCTGGGCTCCGACGGCGGTCCCGAGGCCGGTGCGGTCCACCAGCCCAAGTCCAAGGGGCTGCTGCGCCGCAATGTCGCGCCCATCCTCGACAACGAGTTCGTGCGGTCGATGCGGGACCGACTCGGCTCCGAGATGCCTCCGGGTGAGGTCGGCCACGACACCGAACCCGCACCGGACACCACCGAGGTCCCCGAAACCGGCGATGTGGCCGGGGCGGCCGCCGCCCAGGCGGGCGGAGCCGTCGCGGTCGACACCGCAGCCGTGCGGGCCTCCGGCGCGCTCGCCGAAACCTCCGGCGAACCCAACAGGATGGGACGCGTCGAGGTGCTGAGCCGATCGCTCGACATCATGCAGGAGGCGCTGACGCGCTATCAGGTCGCCGGTTATCCGCCCGACGTGCTGATCCGGGTACCCCGCCGGACCGTGCGCACCCTGGACTTCCACAAGGCATCGGAGATGATCGAGCTCGGACGTGCCCTGACCGCCAAAGCCCTCGACGATCTGCCCGAGATGCCGTGA
- a CDS encoding MFS transporter, with amino-acid sequence MRQIPRGIWVLLSANVVIALGYGFIAPALPTFARNFNVSFTAATAVVSAFAVMRLMFAPATGRLVTAFGERRIYLTGLLIVAASTLACAFAQTYWQLLVFRGLGGIGSTMFSISAMALLIRMAPSDIRGKVSGFFSAGFLIGSITGPLIGAALVEFGLRVPFVVYAVALLVASTVVATQLREVIAPDQTEGPTGGLIGFRTAMRDSAYRAILASNFTQGWASMGVRVAVVPLFITESLGAGAGMAGIVLAVYAAGNVLAILVAGRLSDRFGRRPIMLPGLVITVVATVALGFSPNVGVALGLSVLAGVGSGLFAPTHQAALADVLGNRQQGGSALAAYGMSSDLGAVTGPVVVGFVADRIGFGPAFVLTGVVAAVALGMWLFARETAPVVVGNGPTMTPAPTRKVDEMSDGDETNYG; translated from the coding sequence GTGAGACAGATACCCCGCGGCATCTGGGTGCTGCTGTCGGCCAACGTCGTCATCGCACTCGGATACGGATTCATCGCACCCGCGCTGCCGACCTTCGCCCGCAACTTCAACGTCTCCTTCACCGCGGCCACCGCCGTGGTGTCGGCGTTCGCCGTGATGCGCCTGATGTTCGCGCCGGCGACCGGGCGTCTGGTCACCGCATTCGGCGAACGGCGGATCTACCTGACCGGCCTGCTGATAGTCGCGGCCAGCACGCTGGCGTGCGCGTTCGCCCAAACCTATTGGCAGTTGCTCGTTTTCCGTGGTCTCGGCGGCATCGGGTCGACGATGTTCAGCATCTCGGCGATGGCACTGCTGATCCGCATGGCGCCCAGCGACATCCGCGGCAAGGTCTCGGGTTTCTTCTCGGCCGGCTTCCTCATCGGCAGTATCACCGGACCGCTGATCGGTGCGGCGCTCGTCGAATTCGGGCTGCGCGTGCCGTTCGTGGTGTACGCGGTCGCGCTGCTCGTCGCGTCGACGGTGGTGGCCACACAGCTGCGCGAGGTGATCGCCCCCGATCAGACGGAGGGCCCCACGGGCGGTCTGATCGGCTTCCGGACCGCCATGCGCGACAGCGCCTACCGAGCGATCCTGGCGTCGAACTTCACCCAGGGGTGGGCGTCGATGGGGGTGCGTGTCGCGGTGGTGCCGTTGTTCATCACCGAGAGTCTCGGTGCCGGTGCGGGTATGGCCGGGATCGTGCTGGCGGTCTATGCGGCGGGCAACGTGCTGGCGATCCTGGTCGCGGGCAGGCTGTCCGACCGTTTCGGACGACGCCCCATCATGCTGCCGGGACTCGTGATCACCGTGGTCGCGACCGTCGCGCTCGGGTTCTCTCCCAACGTCGGTGTCGCCCTCGGTCTGTCGGTGCTCGCCGGTGTCGGCTCCGGCCTGTTCGCCCCCACGCATCAGGCCGCACTCGCCGACGTTCTCGGTAACCGGCAGCAGGGCGGATCGGCGCTCGCCGCCTACGGCATGTCGTCGGATCTCGGTGCGGTCACCGGGCCCGTCGTCGTCGGATTCGTGGCCGACCGGATCGGTTTCGGTCCGGCCTTCGTGTTGACCGGTGTGGTCGCCGCCGTCGCGCTGGGCATGTGGCTGTTCGCGCGGGAGACCGCACCGGTGGTCGTCGGGAACGGTCCCACCATGACCCCGGCGCCGACACGGAAGGTCGATGAGATGTCCGACGGCGACGAAACGAATTACGGTTGA
- a CDS encoding arginine deiminase, with amino-acid sequence MTGEGLTGPAHTPDEQGYALGANSEVGALRAVMLHRPGDELRRLTPRNSDQLLFDGLPWVGRAQEEHDAFAEVLRDRGVDVYLLGDLLAETIAHSGAARIQGIAAAVSARRLGPHLAEDLATHLRGLAAADLAYVLMAGMTFDELPITPSAERSSLVRRMHHGPEFAIEPLPNLLFTRDSSFWIGARFAITSLALPARTRETSLTDLIYAHHPRFTGARRAYESQVAPVEGGDVLLLAPGVVAVGVGERTTPAGAEALARSLFEDHLAHTVLAVPIQQARAFMHLDTVCTMVDTDAVVMYPNIRDSMSAFTLAHDAATDTVKVSGERPFLDAAAEAMGIDKLRVIDTGLDPVTAEREQWDDGNNTLALAPGVVVSYNRNVETNRRLRDSGVEVIEIEGRELGSGRGGPRCMSCPLARELL; translated from the coding sequence ATGACGGGTGAAGGGCTGACGGGCCCGGCGCATACGCCAGATGAGCAGGGGTATGCCCTCGGAGCCAACTCCGAGGTCGGCGCTCTGCGCGCGGTGATGCTGCACCGTCCCGGCGACGAACTGCGGCGGCTGACCCCGCGCAACAGCGACCAGCTGCTGTTCGACGGCCTGCCGTGGGTGGGCCGGGCGCAGGAGGAACACGATGCGTTCGCCGAGGTGCTGCGTGACCGCGGCGTCGACGTCTATCTGCTGGGTGATCTCCTCGCCGAGACCATCGCCCACAGCGGCGCCGCCCGCATCCAGGGCATCGCCGCAGCGGTGAGCGCACGCCGCCTCGGGCCGCACCTCGCCGAGGACCTCGCCACGCATCTTCGCGGACTCGCCGCCGCCGACCTCGCGTATGTACTGATGGCGGGGATGACCTTCGACGAGTTGCCGATCACGCCGTCCGCGGAGCGGTCGTCGCTGGTGCGCCGCATGCACCACGGCCCGGAGTTCGCGATCGAGCCGCTGCCCAATCTGCTGTTCACCCGCGACAGTTCGTTCTGGATCGGCGCGCGGTTCGCGATCACCTCACTCGCGCTGCCCGCCCGTACGCGTGAGACCTCGCTCACCGACCTGATCTACGCGCACCACCCACGGTTCACCGGCGCCCGCCGCGCCTACGAGTCGCAGGTCGCACCGGTCGAAGGCGGCGATGTGTTGCTGCTCGCGCCGGGGGTCGTGGCGGTCGGGGTGGGGGAGCGCACCACACCCGCCGGCGCGGAAGCATTGGCACGCAGCCTCTTCGAGGACCACCTCGCGCACACCGTGCTGGCGGTGCCGATCCAGCAGGCGCGGGCGTTCATGCACCTCGACACCGTCTGCACGATGGTCGACACCGATGCCGTGGTGATGTATCCCAACATCCGTGACTCGATGTCGGCGTTCACACTGGCGCACGATGCCGCCACCGACACCGTGAAGGTCTCGGGCGAGAGACCTTTCCTCGACGCCGCGGCGGAGGCCATGGGGATCGACAAGCTGCGGGTCATCGACACCGGTCTCGACCCGGTGACCGCCGAACGTGAACAGTGGGACGACGGCAACAACACGCTGGCGCTCGCGCCGGGCGTCGTGGTGTCCTACAACCGGAACGTGGAAACCAATCGGCGACTGCGCGATTCGGGCGTCGAGGTCATCGAGATCGAGGGCCGGGAACTCGGTTCGGGACGTGGTGGGCCGCGGTGCATGTCTTGTCCGCTGGCGCGAGAGTTGTTGTGA
- a CDS encoding GntR family transcriptional regulator codes for MSPADSAHGAGLGSLHIDAASDRPPYEQVRVGIIDLIADGTLLVGERLPTVRALATQLGVAANTVARSYRELEAAGVIETRGRMGSFIKAGRNDALDAGFAAATTFVETARELGLDDQVIVEMVTRALGRT; via the coding sequence ATGAGTCCAGCAGACAGCGCGCACGGTGCCGGGCTCGGATCACTGCACATCGATGCCGCCTCGGACCGCCCGCCGTACGAACAGGTTCGGGTCGGCATCATCGATCTGATCGCCGACGGCACGTTGCTCGTCGGCGAGCGGTTGCCGACCGTGCGCGCTCTCGCGACGCAGCTGGGTGTGGCCGCCAACACCGTCGCACGCAGCTACCGCGAACTCGAGGCCGCCGGGGTGATCGAGACGCGCGGACGCATGGGATCGTTCATCAAGGCCGGACGCAACGACGCGCTCGACGCCGGTTTCGCCGCCGCAACCACGTTCGTGGAAACCGCACGTGAGCTGGGGTTGGACGACCAGGTCATCGTCGAGATGGTGACACGCGCCCTGGGCCGAACTTGA
- a CDS encoding BCCT family transporter yields the protein MTSEQDVSARRARPAIDPVVFLTTAVFVIAFVVWGIADKDSLNSVSGDVLGWITTNLGWLFILSATGFVVFAVCLAVSKYGRIPLGRTGEKPQFRTISWIAMMFSAGMGIGLMFFGAYEPLFHFVSPPPEVGPDDIRAAMATTMFHWGFHPWAMYAVVGLSLAYSTFRLGRTQLMSAVFTRLLGPRVVNGPGGKVIDILAIFATLFGTVASLGLGALQIGSGFDTLGWVNEPTKMLLVAIIAILTAAFVASAVSGIARGIQWLSNINMVLALVLAVFVFVVGPTIFILNLLPTTLGAYATDLTSYAARSEATVITAEGQKWLADWTIFYWAWWVSWTPFVGLFLAKISRGRTIREFVVGVMVVPTTVSLVWFSIFGGTAIRQETAGTLGFDPATAASENTLFEVLEHLPWTGVSSTLVMILVAIFFVSGADSASLVMGTLSQRGVEHPSRVVTIFWGSLTGVVAALLLAISGDDALDGIKTMAIIAALPFVVVMIGMCVSLYIDLRHDPLIVSRHVLSARVDEHVLEQAKAIASGELESFDADAVRHLERIDPDYVDQANGAGESGDSAATGTTDSGQTTGPRL from the coding sequence ATGACAAGTGAACAGGATGTGTCTGCACGTCGTGCACGACCAGCCATCGATCCGGTCGTTTTCCTGACCACCGCGGTATTCGTCATCGCCTTCGTCGTGTGGGGAATCGCGGACAAGGACAGCCTGAACTCGGTCAGCGGCGACGTCCTCGGCTGGATCACCACCAACCTCGGGTGGTTGTTCATCCTCTCCGCGACGGGTTTCGTGGTGTTCGCGGTGTGCCTGGCGGTGTCGAAGTACGGCCGAATTCCGCTCGGCCGCACCGGTGAGAAGCCCCAGTTCCGCACCATCAGCTGGATCGCGATGATGTTCAGCGCCGGGATGGGTATCGGGCTGATGTTCTTCGGTGCCTACGAGCCGCTGTTCCACTTCGTCAGCCCGCCACCCGAAGTGGGCCCCGACGACATCCGTGCGGCGATGGCGACCACGATGTTCCACTGGGGTTTCCACCCGTGGGCGATGTATGCCGTCGTCGGACTCTCGTTGGCCTACAGCACCTTCCGGCTGGGCCGGACCCAGCTGATGAGCGCGGTCTTCACCCGCCTGCTCGGTCCCCGGGTCGTCAACGGTCCCGGCGGCAAGGTCATCGACATCCTGGCCATCTTCGCGACCCTGTTCGGCACTGTGGCGTCCCTGGGACTCGGCGCGCTTCAGATCGGATCGGGTTTCGACACCCTCGGCTGGGTCAACGAGCCGACCAAGATGCTGCTCGTCGCGATCATCGCGATCCTGACAGCGGCGTTCGTCGCCTCGGCGGTGTCGGGTATCGCGCGCGGTATCCAGTGGTTGTCGAACATCAACATGGTTCTGGCCCTGGTGCTCGCGGTGTTCGTGTTCGTCGTCGGTCCCACGATCTTCATCCTCAACCTGTTGCCCACCACACTGGGCGCCTATGCCACCGACCTGACCTCCTACGCCGCTCGCTCCGAGGCCACGGTGATCACCGCCGAGGGCCAGAAGTGGCTGGCGGACTGGACGATCTTCTACTGGGCATGGTGGGTGTCGTGGACGCCGTTCGTCGGATTGTTCCTGGCCAAGATCAGTCGCGGCCGCACCATCCGTGAGTTCGTGGTCGGCGTGATGGTGGTTCCCACGACGGTGTCGTTGGTCTGGTTCAGCATCTTCGGCGGCACCGCGATCCGCCAGGAGACCGCGGGGACACTCGGTTTCGACCCGGCCACGGCAGCCAGTGAGAACACCCTGTTCGAGGTGCTGGAGCACCTCCCATGGACCGGCGTCTCCTCGACGCTCGTGATGATCCTGGTCGCCATCTTCTTCGTCTCCGGCGCCGACTCGGCGTCGCTGGTGATGGGCACGCTCTCGCAACGCGGCGTCGAGCATCCCTCACGGGTGGTGACCATCTTCTGGGGTTCGCTGACCGGCGTCGTCGCGGCGTTGCTGCTCGCGATCAGCGGTGACGACGCTCTGGACGGCATCAAGACGATGGCCATCATCGCGGCGCTGCCGTTCGTCGTGGTGATGATCGGCATGTGTGTGTCGCTCTACATCGACCTGCGACACGACCCGCTCATCGTCTCCCGCCACGTCCTGTCGGCCCGCGTCGACGAGCACGTGCTCGAGCAGGCGAAGGCGATCGCCTCCGGTGAGCTCGAGTCCTTCGACGCCGATGCCGTGCGTCACCTGGAGCGGATCGACCCCGACTACGTCGATCAGGCGAACGGGGCGGGGGAGTCCGGCGACTCCGCAGCGACGGGCACCACCGACAGCGGGCAGACGACCGGCCCTCGCCTCTAG
- a CDS encoding dolichyl-phosphate-mannose--protein mannosyltransferase, producing the protein MTITAARDTHVPAGVEASRTGPPPRLGPEIPTPLFGAPDRGRGLVVGVVIALIASLTRFWNLSHPTDKGTPVFDEKHYVPQAWQLLTGGNWIEDNPAYGLVVHPPVGKWMLAASEAVFGYGPLGWRVAPAISGVIIVVLIYCVVRRLTRSTLVGAIAGVFAICDGVLFVQSRMGMLDIFQTLFIVASFAALIADRDQVRERMYRVYLEGRIDDSPFGPRMGFRWYRFTAGVMLGLNCGTKWSGVYYVIFFTALAIGFDVAARRAFHVRRPWVGTVVRDVIPAGASLAVMPVVIYFLTYIPWFNSETAVYRYEVGNSIGTGGPFAWVPGAWRSLWYYESGILEFHSGLTNSAGNQHPWESKPWTWPMSLRPMLYALENGPDQCGAGECVRAQMLIGSPALWWLSLPMLLWGLWSWIVRRDWRYAAVLVGYLAGILPWFLALDRQMYFFYATVLAPFLVMGLALCCGDLLRSAVATARERPERRALAIVVVAIYVGLVVANFVWLWPILTGSPISPGLWRQQIWLPSWG; encoded by the coding sequence GTGACCATCACCGCCGCGCGCGACACCCACGTGCCAGCCGGTGTGGAAGCCTCCCGGACAGGCCCTCCGCCGCGTCTCGGCCCGGAGATCCCCACGCCCCTGTTCGGTGCGCCGGACCGCGGACGCGGACTCGTGGTCGGCGTCGTCATCGCCCTCATCGCGAGCCTCACCCGGTTCTGGAATCTGAGCCACCCCACCGACAAGGGCACACCCGTCTTCGACGAGAAGCACTATGTGCCGCAGGCCTGGCAGTTGCTGACCGGCGGCAACTGGATCGAGGACAATCCGGCGTACGGCCTGGTCGTTCATCCGCCGGTCGGCAAGTGGATGCTCGCCGCGTCGGAAGCGGTCTTCGGTTACGGCCCCCTCGGGTGGCGCGTGGCACCGGCGATCTCCGGCGTGATCATCGTCGTGCTGATCTATTGCGTGGTGCGCCGACTCACCCGGTCGACGCTGGTCGGCGCCATCGCCGGTGTCTTCGCGATCTGCGACGGCGTGCTGTTCGTGCAGTCCCGGATGGGCATGCTCGACATCTTCCAGACGCTGTTCATCGTCGCCTCCTTCGCCGCGCTGATCGCCGACCGCGATCAGGTGCGCGAACGCATGTATCGCGTGTACCTCGAAGGCCGTATCGACGACAGCCCGTTCGGCCCGCGGATGGGGTTCCGCTGGTACCGCTTCACCGCCGGTGTGATGCTCGGGCTGAACTGCGGCACCAAATGGTCGGGCGTCTACTACGTCATCTTCTTCACGGCGCTGGCCATCGGGTTCGACGTCGCGGCGCGGCGCGCGTTCCACGTCCGGCGACCATGGGTGGGCACCGTCGTCCGCGACGTCATACCGGCGGGCGCAAGCCTCGCGGTGATGCCGGTGGTGATCTATTTCCTCACCTACATCCCGTGGTTCAACAGCGAGACCGCCGTCTACCGCTACGAGGTGGGCAACTCGATCGGCACCGGCGGACCGTTCGCCTGGGTGCCGGGAGCGTGGCGGTCGCTGTGGTACTACGAGTCGGGAATCCTCGAATTCCATTCGGGACTGACCAATTCGGCGGGCAACCAGCATCCCTGGGAATCGAAACCGTGGACGTGGCCGATGAGTCTGCGACCGATGCTCTACGCATTGGAGAACGGCCCCGATCAGTGCGGCGCGGGTGAATGTGTCCGCGCGCAGATGCTCATCGGTTCCCCCGCCCTGTGGTGGTTGTCGCTGCCGATGCTGCTGTGGGGACTGTGGTCGTGGATCGTGCGCCGCGACTGGCGGTATGCCGCGGTACTCGTCGGATACCTCGCCGGCATCCTGCCGTGGTTCCTGGCCCTCGACCGACAGATGTACTTCTTCTATGCCACCGTGCTGGCCCCGTTCCTGGTGATGGGGCTCGCCCTGTGTTGCGGCGACCTGTTGCGTTCGGCGGTGGCCACCGCCCGCGAACGCCCCGAGCGGCGGGCGCTGGCGATCGTGGTGGTCGCCATCTACGTGGGGCTCGTGGTCGCCAACTTCGTGTGGCTGTGGCCGATCCTGACCGGCTCCCCGATCTCCCCCGGCCTGTGGCGGCAACAGATCTGGCTTCCCAGCTGGGGCTGA
- the rsmI gene encoding 16S rRNA (cytidine(1402)-2'-O)-methyltransferase: MNAAQSETPLVPVDPEPEAPEPGAPEPAVEPGAAEPAVDPGAAEPEVDPEPAGDGTTGKLVLAATPMGQVDDASPRLRSALRTADIVAAEDTRRTRALASALGVEIGGRVVSYYDQVEAARTPGLVSAIAGGETVLLVTDAGMPSVSDPGYRIVVACAEAGLPVTVLPGPSAVTTALAVSALPSERFCFEGFAPRKPGARAEWLRELLHQPRTAVFFESPHRIADTLAAAAEILGADRRAAVCREMTKTYEEVRRGGLAELADWAAGGVRGEITVVIAGAVAAEPDIDELADRAEALVADGMRLKDACAEVTQGSGASRRDVYQSVLDRRRADQQ, encoded by the coding sequence ATGAATGCCGCCCAGTCCGAGACGCCCCTGGTTCCTGTGGACCCCGAGCCGGAAGCCCCCGAGCCGGGAGCCCCCGAGCCTGCAGTTGAGCCGGGAGCCGCCGAGCCTGCAGTTGACCCGGGAGCCGCCGAGCCGGAAGTCGACCCCGAACCCGCCGGCGACGGCACCACCGGCAAGCTCGTGCTGGCCGCCACGCCGATGGGGCAGGTCGACGACGCGTCGCCCCGGCTTCGGTCGGCGTTGCGGACCGCCGACATCGTCGCCGCCGAGGACACCCGTCGGACCCGCGCGCTCGCGTCGGCGCTGGGCGTGGAGATCGGCGGCCGCGTCGTCAGCTACTACGACCAGGTCGAGGCGGCGCGCACGCCGGGCCTGGTGAGCGCGATCGCCGGCGGCGAGACCGTACTGCTCGTCACCGACGCGGGCATGCCGTCGGTCAGCGATCCCGGCTATCGGATCGTCGTGGCCTGCGCGGAGGCCGGTTTGCCGGTGACGGTGCTGCCCGGACCGTCCGCGGTGACAACGGCTCTCGCGGTGTCGGCCCTGCCGTCGGAACGGTTCTGCTTCGAAGGTTTCGCTCCCCGCAAACCGGGGGCGCGGGCGGAATGGCTGCGGGAACTGCTCCATCAGCCGCGCACTGCCGTGTTCTTCGAGTCGCCGCACCGGATCGCCGACACCCTCGCCGCGGCCGCGGAGATTCTCGGCGCGGACCGGCGTGCGGCGGTGTGCCGGGAGATGACCAAGACCTACGAGGAGGTTCGACGCGGCGGGCTGGCCGAACTGGCCGACTGGGCCGCCGGCGGGGTCCGGGGCGAGATCACCGTCGTGATCGCGGGCGCCGTCGCCGCCGAACCCGACATCGACGAACTCGCCGATCGCGCGGAGGCGCTCGTGGCCGACGGGATGCGGCTCAAGGATGCCTGCGCCGAGGTCACACAGGGTTCCGGTGCCTCGCGGCGCGACGTCTACCAGTCGGTGCTCGATAGACGTCGAGCTGATCAGCAGTGA
- a CDS encoding helix-turn-helix domain-containing protein encodes MTVPIQSTTDLAVLDRDLRLNRDAIMSGAAPPPGFSGDVVESWGRVRTGEHRFTSDVHAPGQITRDELEARRAAHPLRDAVEPLKRLFAQSADDASMVLGIFDVDGVMLWRGGSSAILPEADRLDLVEGSRWDEDSTATTAVALAIRHQRPSRLFGAEHYCSSLHGVFCTAVPVHDHRTGEMVAVAGLAGPALQMQPAATAFTSALAALGEHEVTLAHQRELADLRFSGRSQLAGLQGPGLLIDDDGWVAEGRGCTPPVRVAAPTDDMRQFVPGLGICVVERLGKGWLVRPAGPTGPVLAELDLDGEPTITVTGDDEPWRTVLTRRHAQILLLLADAGEQGLTSQRLSQLLFGDDTHTVSVRAELSRLRRVVGALVSSRPYRLAPRVELRVTADQLDVYRAPTGRRRAARHRNPV; translated from the coding sequence ATGACCGTGCCCATCCAGTCGACCACCGACCTGGCGGTGCTCGACCGTGATCTGCGCCTGAACCGCGATGCGATCATGTCCGGCGCCGCCCCACCTCCCGGATTCTCCGGTGACGTCGTGGAGTCCTGGGGTCGGGTTCGGACAGGTGAGCACCGGTTCACCTCCGACGTCCACGCGCCCGGCCAGATCACTCGCGACGAGCTCGAGGCGCGGCGCGCCGCCCACCCACTGCGCGACGCGGTGGAACCGCTCAAGCGGTTGTTCGCGCAGTCCGCGGATGATGCGTCGATGGTTCTGGGCATCTTCGACGTCGACGGCGTGATGCTGTGGCGCGGCGGGTCGTCGGCGATCCTCCCGGAGGCCGACCGTCTCGATCTCGTCGAGGGCAGCAGATGGGACGAGGATTCCACTGCCACCACCGCGGTCGCGCTGGCGATCCGTCATCAGCGTCCGAGCCGCCTGTTCGGCGCCGAACATTACTGCAGCTCACTGCACGGGGTGTTCTGTACCGCGGTGCCGGTGCACGACCATCGCACCGGCGAGATGGTCGCCGTCGCCGGGCTGGCCGGCCCCGCGCTGCAGATGCAGCCGGCGGCAACGGCATTCACGTCTGCGCTCGCCGCGCTGGGCGAACACGAGGTCACGCTCGCCCACCAACGCGAACTCGCCGATCTGCGATTCTCGGGACGTTCCCAACTCGCCGGGCTGCAGGGCCCGGGGTTGCTCATCGACGACGACGGCTGGGTCGCCGAGGGACGCGGTTGCACGCCACCGGTACGGGTGGCCGCCCCGACCGACGACATGCGGCAGTTCGTACCGGGGCTCGGCATCTGTGTCGTCGAACGCCTCGGCAAGGGATGGCTGGTGCGTCCGGCGGGGCCGACGGGACCGGTCCTGGCCGAACTCGATCTCGACGGTGAACCGACGATCACCGTCACCGGAGACGACGAGCCGTGGCGCACCGTCCTCACGCGACGTCACGCCCAGATCCTGCTGCTCCTCGCCGATGCGGGCGAGCAGGGACTGACCTCGCAGCGGCTGAGCCAACTGCTCTTCGGCGACGACACCCACACCGTCAGCGTGCGCGCCGAACTGTCCCGGCTGCGTCGCGTGGTGGGTGCGCTCGTCTCGAGTCGCCCCTACCGGCTCGCACCGCGCGTCGAGCTGCGGGTCACTGCTGATCAGCTCGACGTCTATCGAGCACCGACTGGTAGACGTCGCGCCGCGAGGCACCGGAACCCTGTGTGA